A window from Candidatus Krumholzibacteriota bacterium encodes these proteins:
- the secF gene encoding protein translocase subunit SecF gives MRFFGKTEINFVEFRNKAFIISLIVILAGLGSLLIRGGPDLGIDFEGGTLVQIMFDKAVPINDLRDVVRKAGYENANIQEFGQNNEYLIKVEEIKEGRIAAGNLLDALNSVAPESGWEILSIKEMVDDLSGGEKAGNLIVVEGRNIPPLETLKEDIKENGVGITAATMETESRIAFNLPFQGIESKAADKLKTQINKSFPSREITVRRTETVGPKIGEELKKRAWAAIVISLFGILIYISWRFEFRFAVGAIIALIHDILITLGIFSITGKELSLVVIAAFLTIVGYSLNDTIVIFDRIRENFSIRRRESYNKMINISINDSLSRTIVTSLTTLIVVLFLYFTGGEVIHDFAFALLIGVVVGTYSSIFVASPVLVEWQNRIAKARRSKA, from the coding sequence ATGAGATTTTTTGGCAAAACAGAAATTAACTTTGTGGAATTCAGGAATAAAGCTTTCATTATTTCCCTGATAGTAATCCTGGCCGGGCTGGGATCACTTCTGATTCGCGGAGGCCCCGATCTTGGTATCGATTTTGAAGGCGGAACGCTTGTGCAGATCATGTTTGATAAAGCGGTACCCATTAACGACCTGCGGGATGTTGTGAGAAAAGCCGGGTATGAAAATGCCAATATTCAGGAGTTCGGCCAGAATAATGAATATCTTATAAAGGTTGAAGAGATAAAAGAAGGCAGGATAGCTGCCGGCAACCTCCTCGACGCGCTTAATAGTGTCGCGCCTGAAAGCGGCTGGGAGATATTGTCAATCAAGGAAATGGTGGATGACCTAAGCGGCGGTGAAAAAGCCGGGAATCTTATAGTGGTTGAGGGAAGAAATATTCCTCCTCTCGAAACGCTGAAAGAAGATATTAAAGAAAACGGCGTTGGAATAACGGCGGCAACTATGGAAACGGAAAGCCGTATAGCCTTTAATCTCCCGTTTCAGGGGATAGAATCTAAAGCCGCTGATAAATTAAAGACCCAGATAAACAAGAGTTTCCCGTCCAGAGAGATCACAGTAAGACGCACTGAAACTGTGGGCCCCAAGATAGGGGAAGAACTTAAGAAAAGAGCCTGGGCGGCTATTGTAATTTCTCTCTTCGGAATACTTATATATATCAGCTGGCGGTTCGAATTCAGATTCGCGGTTGGGGCTATCATAGCATTAATTCACGATATACTTATAACGCTGGGGATTTTTTCGATAACCGGCAAGGAACTCTCTCTTGTTGTTATAGCCGCTTTTCTTACTATAGTCGGATATTCCTTGAACGATACTATTGTTATATTTGACCGAATCAGGGAAAATTTCAGTATTCGCCGCCGGGAATCATATAATAAAATGATAAATATTTCCATAAACGACTCGTTGAGCAGAACGATAGTTACATCACTTACAACTCTGATAGTGGTTCTTTTCCTCTATTTTACCGGAGGTGAAGTTATTCACGATTTCGCGTTTGCTCTGCTTATAGGGGTTGTCGTCGGAACCTATTCATCTATATTTGTGGCAAGCCCGGTCCTTGTCGAATGGCAGAACAGAATTGCAAAAGCCCGGAGATCCAAGGCATAA